The DNA region GGTCGAGCTCGTCGAGTGGCCCGACGGCGATCAGGTGCACCACGTCGGCGCGCTGGATGACAGCGCGTCGGCGGCGTCCAGCGGACCGGTGACCGGCGGACCGGCGACCGGCGACCTCGGGCCGGAGCCCGGACCCCGACGCAGGCGGACGGCGGTCCGCTGGGCCGTCGGGCTCACCGTCGTCGTGGTCGTCGTGGTGGCCGCGAACGTCGCTGAGGCGCGCCGTCACGAGGCCCATGCCGCAGTGCTGGCCGAGCTCCCGTGGATCGTGGCACCCATGCCCGAGCCGCTGACCGAGCAGTGGCGGGTCTCGGGTTCCTGGGTGGCCGGCGAGGCCGGTGGGCTCCTGCTGATCACCGATGACGCGGGTGGCGTGGTCGCCGTCGACCCGGAGACCGGCCTGGTCAGGTGGACGCATGCGCCGACCGCCGACGGGGGGACCGGGAACACGTACTGCAGTCCCGTCGCAACCGGTGCGGGCAACGATCCCGTCGGGCTCCGTGATCTGGCCGGCTCGTTCGACCCGTCCGCGACGATCGTCCTGTGCCAGCCGTACGGCGGCGTCGTCGACGAGGACGCGAACGGGACCGGAGCGCGCACCGTCTCTGCCCTCGAACCCAGCACGGGTGAGTCGATGCTGTCGGTCGAGATCGCCGGTGCCCTGCTCGACACCTTCGTGGTCGGCGACGGCCTCGTCGTCGCCTCCAGCACCCCGGGCGACCACCTCCGGCTGCAGCGCTGGGAGCTGGGCACCGGCACCGAGAGCTGGAGCGTCGAGGACGCTGCGCCCCTCGTGTGGGCGGGGGGCTACCTCCGGGAGCGCTACCGGGTCGGCGACGCCCTGGTCGTCGAAGGGCAGGAGACCACGGTGGCCCGCT from Cellulomonas sp. KRMCY2 includes:
- a CDS encoding PQQ-binding-like beta-propeller repeat protein: MSRGWDVGGRRAADRVEVELVEWPDGDQVHHVGALDDSASAASSGPVTGGPATGDLGPEPGPRRRRTAVRWAVGLTVVVVVVVAANVAEARRHEAHAAVLAELPWIVAPMPEPLTEQWRVSGSWVAGEAGGLLLITDDAGGVVAVDPETGLVRWTHAPTADGGTGNTYCSPVATGAGNDPVGLRDLAGSFDPSATIVLCQPYGGVVDEDANGTGARTVSALEPSTGESMLSVEIAGALLDTFVVGDGLVVASSTPGDHLRLQRWELGTGTESWSVEDAAPLVWAGGYLRERYRVGDALVVEGQETTVARSLVTGQGIDPVPARDLSDSLGTYALPDGGVVTWDYTADGPGSGHVADADGVVRYELPGPAVMPAVADGTVSDVLLVRDTGYTTLIALDVRTGEELWRSESGGFVRAQIDGVLVTGGLAVVRAIKVTDGSVLWESAIDGVVRLDGVSDGAVVLVVVAEGGSSHLAALDLTDGTEVWRGPVPTGTIMVGAVGGHVIASTGDEVIGLG